A stretch of DNA from Nocardioides sp. Arc9.136:
CACGTGCACACCTACCGGCTCACGCCGCTGGGGCTGTGGAACGCCCGCGCCGCCGGCCACGACGCCGAGCAGGTCGTCGACACGCTGCTGGAGTACAGCCGCTACGCCGTCCCGCACGCGCTGCTCGTCGACGTGGCCGAGACGATGGCCCGCTACGGCCGGCTGCGACTGGAGAAGCACCCCACCCACGGGCTGGTGCTCTCCTCGACCGACCGGCCGGTGCTCGAGGAGGTGCTGCGGGCCAAGAAGGTGCAGGGCATGATCGGCGCCCGCATCGACGACGACTCCGTGGTCGTGCACGCCTCCGAGCGGGGCAACCTCAAGCAGGCGCTGCTGAAGATCGGCTGGCCCGCCGAGGACTTCGCGGGGTACGTCGACGGCGAGGCCCACCCGATCGAGCTCGACGAGTCCGGGTGGCAGCTGCGCGACTACCAGCGCGACGCGGCCGAGTCCTTCTGGCACGGCGGGTCCGGCGTCGTCGTGCTGCCCTGCGGGGCGGGCAAGACGCTCGTCGGCGCCTCCGCGATGGCCCACGCCAAAGCGACCACGCTGATCCTGGTCACCAACACGGTCTCGGCGCGGCAGTGGAAGGACGAGCTGGTGCGCCGTACCTCCCTGACCGAGGACGAGATCGGCGAGTACTCCGGGTCGGTCAAGGAGGTCCGTCCGGTCACCATCGCGACGTACCAGGTCCTGACCACCAAGCGGAAGGGCGTCTACCCCCACCTCGAGCTGCTCGACGCCCGCGACTGGGGCCTCGTCGTCTACGACGAGGTGCACCTGCTGCCGGCGCCGATCTTCCGGATGACCGCGAACCTGCAGGCGCGCCGCCGGATCGGGCTGACCGCCACGCTGGTGCGCGAGGACGGCCGCGAGGGCGACGTGTTCTCCCTCATCGGCCCCAAGCGGTACGACGCGCCGTGGAAGGACATCGAGGCCCAGGGCTGGATCGCCCCGGCCGACTGCGTCGAGGTCCGCGTGACGCTGCCGACCGACGAGCGGCTGGTGTACGCCGTCGCCGAGCCCGAGGAGCGCTACCGGCTCGCCTCGTGCACCGCCGAGAAGACCCGCGTCGTGCGGGACATCGTCGCCTCGCACCCGGGGCAGCCGACGCTGGTGATCGGGCAGTACATCGAGCAGCTCGACGAGCTCGCCGCCTCCCTCGACGCCCCCGTCATCAAGGGCGACACCCCGGTCAAGGAGCGCCAGCGGCTCTTCGAGGCGTTCCGCTCCGGGGAGGTCGGGCTGCTGGTGGTCTCGAAGGTCGCGAACTTCTCCATCGACCTGCCCTCGGCCGAGGTCGCCATCCAGGTCTCCGGCTCCTACGGCTCCCGCCAGGAGGAGGCCCAGCGCCTCGGCCGGCTGCTGCGGCCGAAGTCCGAGGGCAAGACCGCGCACTTCTACACGATCGTCTCCCGCGACACCGTCGACGCCGACTTCGCCGCCAACCGGCAGCGGTTCCTCGCCGAGCAGGGGTACGCCTACCGGATCGTCGACGCCGAGGACCTGCCGGCCTGACGCCGTCGCACCCTGGGGGTGGCGTGGTCCGATCGGGTGGTCAAGTGCGCCAGGAGCACGGTTGTGTCCCGATGCGCACTCATTGACGCCGGCAACCTTTTACCTTCGGCGTCATGAAGATCCGCACCCTGCTCGCGACCTCCGTCGTCGCCGCCGTCACCCTCGTGGGCGGCCCCTCCGTCGCCGCGCCGGCCCCCGTCGGCGACGGCGCGGTCTCCGTCGTCGTCGCCAAGAAGCCCTGCACCAAGACCTCCAGCGGGACCTGCATCAAGGGCGGCCAGTTCTGCCCTCAGGCCAGCTACGGCAAGAGCGGCTGGGACGCCGCCGGCAGGCGCTGGGTCTGCAAGGGCGACAAGGTGCACCCGCACTGGCTGAAGCCCTGACCGTCGCGTCGGCCACCCGCCGGACGCCTGGCCCCTGTGGTCCTGGGGCGCGTGGGGCGTCTGGGGGCAAGTGGGACCACTGGCCGCGCTTTTCTCACGCTTCGCGGCCGTTGCAACAGCAGGGAAGCGTCAACATCCCAGGTTCACTTGGGATGTTGATGCTTCCCTGCCTCCTCGACCACACACCCCCACACGGTCCCCGCGCCGTCTCACCACCCCGCGGCGAATCGGAGGTCGGGGTCGGACGGTCCTAGGGTCGTGACCGTGAAGGCACTGCTGCTGGAGAACATCCACCAGGTGGCCGTCGAGTCGCTCGAGGCCAAGGGGTACGAGGTCGAGCTGCTGAGCCGCTCCCTCTCCGAGGACGAGCTGGTCGAGGCGCTCGCCGGCGTCTCGCTGCTCGGCATCCGCTCCAACACGAACGTTACGGCGAAGGTGCTGGCCAACGCGCCCGAGCTGCTGGCGATCGGCTGCTTCTGCATCGGCACCAACCAGGTCGACCTGCCGGCGGCGACCGAGCGCGGGGTGGCGGTGTTCAACGCGCCGTACTCCAACACGCGCAGCGTCGTGGAGTTGGTCATCGGCGAGATCATCGCGCTGGCCCGCCGGCTGCCGGAGAAGATCGAGAAGATGCACGCCGGCGTGTGGGACAAGTCGGCCAAGGGCAGCCACGAGGTGCGGGGGCGGACCCTGGGCATCGTGGGGTACGGCAACATCGGCACGCAGCTGTCGACCGTCGCCGAGGCCCTCGGCATGCGGGTCGTCTTCTTCGACACCGCCGACCGGCCCGCGCACGGCAACGCCCGGCGGATGTCGACCCTCGACGAGCTGCTCGCGATCTCCGACGTGGTGAGCCTGCACATCGACGGGCGCCCCGGCAACGCCGGCCTCTTCGGGCACGAGCAGTTCTCGAAGATGAAGCCGCGGGCGATGTTCGTCAACGCCGCGCGCGGGATGGTCGTCGACACCGAGTCGCTGCGCGAGCACATCCTCGCGGGCCACATCGCCGGTGCCGCGCTCGACGTGTTCCCGGTCGAGCCCAAGGCGCAGGGCGACCCGTTCGAGTCGCCGCTGCGGGGCCTGGACAACGTCATCCTCACCCCGCACGTGGGCGGCTCGACGCAGGAGGCGCAGGAGGAGATCGGCTGGTTCGTCTCGGGCAAGCTCGCGTCGTTCGCCCAGCACGGCAGCACCGCGCTGTCGGTGAACCTCCCCGCCGTCAACGTCCCGGTGCTCGGCTCCGGCCACCGCCTCGGCTTCCTGCACCGCAACGTGCCCGGCGTCCTGGCCCGGCTCAACGAGATGCTCGCCGAGCAGGGCGACAACGTGCTGGGCCAGCAGCTGGCCACGCGCGGGGAGCTGGGGTACGTCGTCACCGACGCCGCCGCACCGGTCTCCGACGGCTCGCTGGAGCAGCTCGTGGCCTCCGAGAACGGGCTCTGGGTCCGCACCTGGCAGGCCTAGCCGCGGCCCGTTCGGTGCGGCCGGGGTCCGGCTAGGGCGTTCCGACCGCCTCGCGCGGGAGCGGCCCCACGTCGCCGACCCGCCCGGGGGCCACGGCGGCGTGCCGCTGCCCGGGCCCGGGCCCGTTGCGGGCCGCGAGCGCGTCGGCCACCAGGCCGGTCACGGCGGCGTACACGCCCTTGTGCAGCAGGTCCACGGCCAGCTCGCCGCGGGGCCAGGTCTGCGGGGGCGCCCCGACGCCGGTGGCGTTCTCGAGCACCTGGTCGGTGGTCAGCCGGATGACCGCGAACTTCGCCGAGGCCACGGGCCCGCGGAGACCGGCGTGGGCCATGACCGAGCGGACGACGCCGACGAGGGCGGCCTGGCCGTGGTGCATCGCCCAGTTGGTGGCGACCGCGCGGCCCCCGGCCTGCTCGGGCAGCGCGGTGAGCCGCTCGAGCACGCGTGCGGGCACGTAGGAGTCCGGGCGGCCGGTCAGCCGCTGCTCTAGCTTCTCGCCCAGGGTCATCACCGCGACCCCGACGGCCCCGGCCAGCAGTCCCTCACCCACGACGCGTCGGATCATGCCGGGGGCGGTACCCGACCGGGCTGCGGGGAGACCCTCGCGCGGGTCCACGTGGAGCCAGGCCTGGAACCCACCGGCGAGGTCGGTGGCGTTCACCAGGCCGAGACGCTGCAGGGTGCGCGCGGCGAGGCTGGAGCTGTAGCCCTCGTTGCACACCACGACCACCCGGCGCTCGGGGTCGTGGTCGATGCCGGGGAGGCGGTGCGCACAGCCGGGGTCCAGCCGCCACTCCAGGACGTTGCGGTCGACGACGACCGCGCCGGGCAGCTCGCCGTCGCGCTCGCGCTGCTCGACCGGACGGGTGTCGACGACGAGGGCGCCGGCGGCCACGGCCGCTGGGAGGTCCTCCGGCCGGACCCGGTCGAGACCGCGTCGGCACTCCTCCAGCAGCCGGTCGATCGCCGCCGGCGGACCCTCGTCGTACCCGTCCACCACCACAGGGACGTCTTAGTCGGCGTTCAGCCGGGAGAGCTCGTCGTCGGTGAGCTCGAGCTCGGCGGCCGCGGCGCTGTCGGTGATCGACTGCGGCCGCTTCGCGCCGGGGATCGGGATGACGACCGGCGACTGGGCGAGCTCCCAGGCCAGGGCCACCTGCTGGGCGCTGACACCGCGGGCGTCGGCGA
This window harbors:
- a CDS encoding DNA repair helicase XPB; protein product: MNDGPLIVQSDKTLLLEIDHERAADCRKAIAPFAELERSPEHVHTYRLTPLGLWNARAAGHDAEQVVDTLLEYSRYAVPHALLVDVAETMARYGRLRLEKHPTHGLVLSSTDRPVLEEVLRAKKVQGMIGARIDDDSVVVHASERGNLKQALLKIGWPAEDFAGYVDGEAHPIELDESGWQLRDYQRDAAESFWHGGSGVVVLPCGAGKTLVGASAMAHAKATTLILVTNTVSARQWKDELVRRTSLTEDEIGEYSGSVKEVRPVTIATYQVLTTKRKGVYPHLELLDARDWGLVVYDEVHLLPAPIFRMTANLQARRRIGLTATLVREDGREGDVFSLIGPKRYDAPWKDIEAQGWIAPADCVEVRVTLPTDERLVYAVAEPEERYRLASCTAEKTRVVRDIVASHPGQPTLVIGQYIEQLDELAASLDAPVIKGDTPVKERQRLFEAFRSGEVGLLVVSKVANFSIDLPSAEVAIQVSGSYGSRQEEAQRLGRLLRPKSEGKTAHFYTIVSRDTVDADFAANRQRFLAEQGYAYRIVDAEDLPA
- the serA gene encoding phosphoglycerate dehydrogenase, which gives rise to MKALLLENIHQVAVESLEAKGYEVELLSRSLSEDELVEALAGVSLLGIRSNTNVTAKVLANAPELLAIGCFCIGTNQVDLPAATERGVAVFNAPYSNTRSVVELVIGEIIALARRLPEKIEKMHAGVWDKSAKGSHEVRGRTLGIVGYGNIGTQLSTVAEALGMRVVFFDTADRPAHGNARRMSTLDELLAISDVVSLHIDGRPGNAGLFGHEQFSKMKPRAMFVNAARGMVVDTESLREHILAGHIAGAALDVFPVEPKAQGDPFESPLRGLDNVILTPHVGGSTQEAQEEIGWFVSGKLASFAQHGSTALSVNLPAVNVPVLGSGHRLGFLHRNVPGVLARLNEMLAEQGDNVLGQQLATRGELGYVVTDAAAPVSDGSLEQLVASENGLWVRTWQA
- a CDS encoding rhodanese-like domain-containing protein; translated protein: MDGYDEGPPAAIDRLLEECRRGLDRVRPEDLPAAVAAGALVVDTRPVEQRERDGELPGAVVVDRNVLEWRLDPGCAHRLPGIDHDPERRVVVVCNEGYSSSLAARTLQRLGLVNATDLAGGFQAWLHVDPREGLPAARSGTAPGMIRRVVGEGLLAGAVGVAVMTLGEKLEQRLTGRPDSYVPARVLERLTALPEQAGGRAVATNWAMHHGQAALVGVVRSVMAHAGLRGPVASAKFAVIRLTTDQVLENATGVGAPPQTWPRGELAVDLLHKGVYAAVTGLVADALAARNGPGPGQRHAAVAPGRVGDVGPLPREAVGTP